Proteins from a genomic interval of Hoplias malabaricus isolate fHopMal1 chromosome 13, fHopMal1.hap1, whole genome shotgun sequence:
- the lasp1 gene encoding LIM and SH3 domain protein 1 — protein sequence MNPLCSRCNRVVYPTEKVNCLDKFWHKGCFSCEVCKMTLNMKNYKGFEKRPYCNAHYPKTSFTSVADTPENLRLKQQSKMQSQVLYKEEFEKNKGKGFSVVADTPEMQRIKKTQDQISNIKYHEEFEKSRMGGDAPPPHHPPQQQHTAPAYQPPATSQNYHYEPEPVRQAAAAPPPSSGKRYRAVYDYAAADEDEVSFLDGDVIVDVQPIDEGWMYGRVERTGQQGMLPANYVEAI from the exons TTTTGGCATAAAGGATGCTTTAGCTGTGAGGTATGCAAGATGACTCTAAACATGAAGAACTACAAAGGCTTTGAGAAGAGACCATACTGCAATGC ACACTACCCGAAAACATCATTCACCAGTGTTGCTGACACTCCAGAAAACCTGCGCCTGAAACAGCAGAGCAAGATGCAGAGCCAG GTGCTCTACAAGGAGGAGTTTGAGAAGAACAAAGGAAAAGGGTTCAGTGTTGTGGCTGACACACCAGAGATGCAGAGAATCAAGAAAACACAAGATCAGATCAGCAAC ATAAAATACCATGAGGAATTTGAAAAAAGTAGAATGGGAGGAGATGCTCCACCACCTCACCATCcaccacagcaacaacacacagctccag CATATCAACCCCCAGCTACATCACAGAACTACCACTATGAACCTGAACCAGTACGCCAAGCTGCTGCAGCTCCACCACCTAGCTCTGGG AAACGCTACCGGGCAGTATATGACTATGCAGCAGCTGATGAAGATGAGGTGTCATTCCTGGATGGAGATGTGATAGTGGACGTGCAGCCAATCGACGAGGGCTGGATGTATGGCAGAGTGGAACGCACTGGTCAACAGGGCATGCTGCCTGCTAACTATGTGGAGGCCATCTGA